The Rhizobium oryzihabitans genomic sequence GTTCCGGACGGGCGCAGCTTTTCCCAATGGGTCGCGAATTGACAAAACGCAAATCGCCACGCTGTCCGGCAGTGAACATCTTGTCGTATCTGATATTTGCCGCGCCTGACCGAAGAGATACTGATCCAACGGGTGAGGTCCTTGGCTTTTATTCGACCTGCCATCGTCTCTCGGTTTTGTAGAAGTTTTCGCGGCAACTCCTTAGGGTTGCGGCACCGGTTTGTCTGTGTCGTACTCGCATTCGTCAAATGGAATGGGTTGGGAAATCATTCAATTCGACGGGGGCCGCCGATGAATTATCGTTGCCAGCTGAAAGGCTTAAGACGATTTCTCTGTTCTGGAACCGCATTGGTTTCGGGCGCGATTTTTTTCTACTCGGAACCCGTGGATGCAGCCTGCATTTTTACGCCGACGGCGGGCGACGACAATTATATCTGCGACACCGGGACATCGGTGGGTGGGCTGAATGATACCGGCGGCAACAATACGCTGCTTCTTCCGGCCGGCGGCACGGGAACAATCGCCGGTAACGTCACCTTTGGAGGCGGCACCGACAGGATCGAGATTTATTCCGGCACCATAGATGGTGCGGTGGTTCAGGGGGGCGGCAACGACGCCTTCGTGATTTCCGGCGGCACCGTTACCGGCAATGTGCAGCAAGGCAGCGGCGTCGACGATTTCCGGATGACGGGCGGGACGATCCAGTCCCTCAACCAGGGCGACAATCTCGACACGTTCTTCATGTCTGACGGACGCATCATCGATGCGTTCGATGATGGCGATATCGCCACCATGACGGGTGGCCGTATCGGCCGCGTCAACATGAAACTTGACGACAACGTCTTCGACATGTCGGGAGGCGTCATCGATCGAAATTTGGTGACCGGTTTTGGCAATGACACGATCATTCTCTCCGGTGGCACGATCGGCGGCAATATCAGCGTCAGCGGCGGAACCGACAGTGTGACCGTTACCGGCGGCACGGTGGGCGGCAATGTGCTTTTGAGCTTCGGTAACGACAGGTTCAACTGGAATGGCGGTGGCATCATCTATGGCGCCATCGACCTTGGCGCCGATGACGACACCGCCACGCTCACCAATCTGGCCAACGCCCATATCGGCGCGACCACGCAGATAAGCGGTGGTCTGGGGACCGATACCCTGACGATGAGCAACGTCAAGACGGGAGGGGTTGCCCGCTTCGACAGCTGGGAGACAATAAACCTCACCAATGACAGCGAGCTTGTGTTCGACGGGACGTTGACACTTGGCGACAGCGGCACCGGAACCGGTACGCTTTCCATAGATTCCGCCAGCACGGTCTATGGAGGCGGTGCGAATGGACGAGTCTCCGCTTTCACGGCCGGTGCTTTCGCCAATCTGGTGAATTCAGGCCGTATCGATCTCACCAATGGCGGCGGCAATGCCTCGGACACCTTCACGATCTCCGGCAATTACGTGGGCAATGGCGGCCAGATTTTTCTCGATACCGTGCTTGGCAGCGATGGCTCCGCCTCCGACAGGCTGGTCATCGATGGCGGCACGGCCTCCGGCAGCACGGGGATGAACGTGGTCAATGCCGGAGGATCCGGCGCGACCACGACTGCTGACGGCATCATGGTTGTCGAGTCCGTGAATGGAGGAACAACCGCTGGCAGCGCATTTGCGCTCAACAGCCGCGTTGCTGCCGGCGCCTACGAATATTACCTGTTCAAAGGCGGTGTTTCGGCCGGCACTCAGGACAATTGGTATCTTCGCTCGACGATCGTTTCGGGTGGCGGGGCGATTGCAGGCGCGCCGGACCCGCTTCAGCCAATTGTGACGCCAGAGCCTGAGGCACCCGACATCACCGGCGCGCCCCCGGCCTCGCAACTGCCACCCACGCCGATACCGACGGAGGGAAGCGCGACGACGGACCCGACGGACCCCACGCCTCCAATCAATGCGGGCGATCCGGAGCCGGAAGCTCCGCCCACCCCACAGGCCGCAGGGGCGGCAAGTCCCCCGCCTGCGCCGCCCGTACCGCCAACCACGCTTGCCTTGATCCCGAGCGCCTCTGCCGTGCCGCCAACGCCCGGCGCGACGCCGGTGATTGCCGATATCGTGCCGCTCTACCGTATCGAGGTTCCGACCTTTTCGGCCGTGCAGCCGCTTGCGCACTATCTGGCCCTGTCGACACTCGGCACCTTCCATGAACGGCGCGGCGAACAGGCTCTGCTGGAGGATCACGGATGGATGCCCACAAGCTGGGCGCGCACCTTCGGCCAGAATACCGAGCTGAAATGGGATGGAACCGTCTCGCCGAGTTTCGACGGCAACCTTTTCGGTTTCCAGGCAGGGCAGGACCTGCTCGGCCGTGAAAGCGAGGCAGGGGGCTTCGACCGCTTCGGTCTGTTTGTCGGTTATTCCAAGATGAACGGCGATATTAAAGGCCAGGCGCTGGGGTGGAACAACCTTGCCGTGGGCGATGTCGATATCAGCGGCACGAGCGTCGGTGGATACTGGACGCATATCGGCGCTCAGGGCTGGTATATCGATGCCGTTCTGATGGGCACGTGGTTCGGCGGTGACGCTACGTCCAGAGCCGGGGAACGGCTGGATATTGACGGCACCGGCGTTACGGCCTCTCTTGAGGGCGGTTACCCGATCGCTCTTTTAGAGGACTGGACGCTGGAGCCGCAGGCCCAGATCATCTGGCAAAACCTTTCCCTCGACGATGC encodes the following:
- a CDS encoding autotransporter domain-containing protein gives rise to the protein MNYRCQLKGLRRFLCSGTALVSGAIFFYSEPVDAACIFTPTAGDDNYICDTGTSVGGLNDTGGNNTLLLPAGGTGTIAGNVTFGGGTDRIEIYSGTIDGAVVQGGGNDAFVISGGTVTGNVQQGSGVDDFRMTGGTIQSLNQGDNLDTFFMSDGRIIDAFDDGDIATMTGGRIGRVNMKLDDNVFDMSGGVIDRNLVTGFGNDTIILSGGTIGGNISVSGGTDSVTVTGGTVGGNVLLSFGNDRFNWNGGGIIYGAIDLGADDDTATLTNLANAHIGATTQISGGLGTDTLTMSNVKTGGVARFDSWETINLTNDSELVFDGTLTLGDSGTGTGTLSIDSASTVYGGGANGRVSAFTAGAFANLVNSGRIDLTNGGGNASDTFTISGNYVGNGGQIFLDTVLGSDGSASDRLVIDGGTASGSTGMNVVNAGGSGATTTADGIMVVESVNGGTTAGSAFALNSRVAAGAYEYYLFKGGVSAGTQDNWYLRSTIVSGGGAIAGAPDPLQPIVTPEPEAPDITGAPPASQLPPTPIPTEGSATTDPTDPTPPINAGDPEPEAPPTPQAAGAASPPPAPPVPPTTLALIPSASAVPPTPGATPVIADIVPLYRIEVPTFSAVQPLAHYLALSTLGTFHERRGEQALLEDHGWMPTSWARTFGQNTELKWDGTVSPSFDGNLFGFQAGQDLLGRESEAGGFDRFGLFVGYSKMNGDIKGQALGWNNLAVGDVDISGTSVGGYWTHIGAQGWYIDAVLMGTWFGGDATSRAGERLDIDGTGVTASLEGGYPIALLEDWTLEPQAQIIWQNLSLDDAADRFSSVGFDSDSPFTGRVGARLQGNYQTSSGLIQPYLKANLWHSFSSDQTTRFANDPIVTEIGGTSLELGAGVVASLTERVSLFATVDYTTNLGGERKRVIEGNVGLNIKW